One window of Myxocyprinus asiaticus isolate MX2 ecotype Aquarium Trade chromosome 6, UBuf_Myxa_2, whole genome shotgun sequence genomic DNA carries:
- the LOC127442563 gene encoding E3 ubiquitin-protein ligase MSL2-like, with protein MNPVNATALYVSACRSLLQCDPQDPETYGGLFNVLPFFRDSLSCLACGNLLQDPIAPKNSSCQHYVCKGCKGKKMFLKPSCSWCKDYEQFEENKQLQILIDCYKSFCECVSVCITTEQGVLGVKGYPEVKKMLEEFWGVKEEQEQLNIIEELKPDKDNLDVPIIKTEMDSSQISADIKLPASANDSEDTLVPPSELKTPKPVPVLVSEPLNCKELLNTHTVTVNLINCKASQVSGTEQLPQSVVENLESDFVNKDRHIAQQHKLVVSCRKSKAAAEPCQQSSQSLTSGALAPSHPLQPQTGMMCLAAAHRKVRLSRKRSRSESDSEMLRPLPITSLIQGPPVAATAPPKAAFEPKALTLPTVMVHNISVLKVNKTVLDSTKNIQINTDLGNKKVQPKNKVSVPKAKAKTKDRVLSATMLPGQPPKVVYKKTQEKKGCKCGRATQNPSVLTCRGQRCPCYSNRKACLDCICRGCQNSYMANGEKKLEAFAVPEKALEQTRLTLGINLTSISVRNTGSSAGVLSLSAGSSMASFLTSSTDEDQNFEDTLEMHFDC; from the exons ATGAACCCGGTAAACGCCACCGCGCTGTATGTGTCGGCGTGCCGCTCGCTTCTTCAGTGCGATCCGCAAGATCCGGAGACATACGGAGGATTGTTTAACGTCCTGCCTTTCTTTAGAGACTCCCTATCCTGTCTTGCATGTG GGAATTTGCTTCAGGATCCAATTGCTCCCAAAAATTCTTCCTGCCAGCACTACGTTTGCAAGGGCTGCAAAGGCAAAAAGATGTTCTTGAAGCCGTCATGCAGTTGGTGTAAAGACTATGAACAGTTCGAAGAGAATAAGCAGCTTCAGATTCTAATTGACTGCTACAAAAGTTTCTGTGAGTGTGTCTCAGTGTGCATCACAACAGAGCAAGGTGTCTTGGGGGTCAAAGGTTATCCTGAGGTAAAGAAGATGCTGGAAGAGTTTTGGGGGGTTAAAGAAGAACAAGAACAGTTAAACATTATTGAAGAGCTCAAGCCTGACAAGGACAATTTGGATGTTCCTATTATTAAAACTGAGATGGACTCCTCACAAATTTCTGCAGATATAAAGCTGCCTGCCTCTGCCAATGATTCAGAGGACACACTTGTGCCACCCTCTGAGCTCAAGACACCCAAGCCAGTCCCGGTCCTTGTTAGTGAACCTTTGAATTGTAAAGAATTACTAAATACACACACTGTCACTGTTAACTTGATAAACTGCAAAGCTAGTCAGGTGAGTGGCACTGAGCAACTCCCACAAAGTGTTGTAGAGAACCTTGAATCTGACTTTGTAAACAAGGACCGCCACATTGCCCAACAGCACAAGCTTGTAGTGTCATGTAGAAAGTCTAAAGCGGCAGCAGAGCCATGTCAGCAATCATCACAATCCTTGACCAGCGGTGCCCTTGCTCCCAGCCACCCACTGCAACCTCAGACGGGCATGATGTGCCTGGCCGCAGCTCACAGAAAAGTGAGACTGAGCCGAAAGCGTTCTCGCTCGGAAAGTGACAGCGAGATGCTGCGACCTCTGCCCATCACCAGCCTTATCCAGGGACCCCCGGTAGCAGCCACAGCACCACCGAAGGCTGCGTTTGAACCTAAAGCCCTCACCCTACCCACTGTCATGGTCCATAACATAAGTGTGCTGAAGGTCAACAAGACTGTGCTGGATTCAACTAAGAACATACAGATAAACACAGACCTAGGTAATAAGAAAGTTCAGCCTAAGAATAAAGTGAGCGTCCCCAAGGCAAAGGCCAAAACGAAGGACAGGGTGCTCTCTGCAACTATGTTGCCGGGACAGCCACCCAAAGTTGTGTACAAAAAGACACAAGAGAAGAAAGGCTGTAAGTGCGGAAGAGCAACCCAGAATCCAAGTGTTCTTACCTGCAGAGGTCAAAGATGTCCCTGCTACTCAAACCGGAAGGCCTGTTTGGACTGCATCTGTAGAGGCTGCCAGAATTCATACATGGCGAATGGCGAGAAGAAGCTGGAGGCTTTTGCCGTTCCCGAAAAAGCCCTGGAGCAAACAAGGCTCACTCTAGGCATCAACCTCACCAGTATTTCAGTTAGAAACACTGGCTCAAGCGCAGGAGTCCTAAGCTTGTCTGCAGGCTCCTCTATGGCTTCTTTTCTCACTTCCAGTACTGATGAGGACCAGAATTTTGAAGACACTCTTGAAATGCATTTTGACTGTTGA
- the LOC127442564 gene encoding neutral cholesterol ester hydrolase 1-like isoform X3 has translation MGPGCTKQMAADLDAVVVTVDYRMAPDVHFPVQYEDCVQATKHFLRPEVLAQYFVDTERIAVCGDSAGGNLAAAVAQQIGKDGNTSVKFKLQVLIYPVLQALDFNTASYQQNQNVPILYRTLMARFWLEYLGANPDLIHSILINNHTAQDQRHLSLNLSKLDWTTLLPKRMIKHYKPVFPVTGSPSILKEVPALLDARAAPLLAKEEVLHMAPRAYILTGEHDVLRDDGIMYARRLELAGVSVTNDHYEDGFHGCVSFAFWPLKFSVGIRAVKNYIAWLDDNL, from the exons ATGGGCCCTGGGTGCACCAA ACAAATGGCAGCTGATCTGGATGCAGTGGTTGTAACAGTCGA CTATCGCATGGCTCCTGATGTGCACTTCCCAGTGCAGTATGAGGACTGTGTGCAGGCTACTAAGCACTTCCTGAGGCCAGAAGTGCTGGCGCAATACTTTGTGGATACAGAGCGAATAGCAGTGTGTGGAGACAGTGCTGGAGGGAACCTGGCTGCTGCTGTGGCTCAACAA aTTGGAAAAGATGGCAACACCTCGGTGAAATTCAAACTTCAAGTCTTGATCTACCCTGTGCTTCAAGCATTAGACTTCAACACAGCTTCCTATCAGCAGAACCAGAATGTTCCCATCTTGTATCGCACACTAATGGCTCGTTTCTGGTTGGAGTACCTAGGTGCCAACCCTGACCTTATTCATTCCATTCTGATTAACAACCACACGGCCCAAGACCAGAGGCACTTGTCCTTGAACCTTTCAAAACTTGACTGGACCACTCTCCTGCCTAAACGAATGATAAAGCATTACAAGCCTGTTTTCCCTGTTACTGGGTCACCCAGTATCTTGAAGGAGGTACCAGCATTACTGGATGCCAGAGCCGCACCATTACTTGCGAAAGAGGAGGTTTTGCATATGGCACCACGTGCTTATATTCTGACTGGTGAGCATGATGTTTTGAGGGATGATGGGATCATGTATGCCCGGAGGTTGGAGTTGGCAGGGGTCTCTGTTACAAATGACCATTATGAAGATGGTTTCCATGGCTGTGTGAGCTTCGCATTCTGGCCCTTAAAATTCTCTGTCGGAATACGGGCAGTGAAGAATTATATAGCTTGGCTTGATGACAATTTGTAA
- the LOC127442564 gene encoding neutral cholesterol ester hydrolase 1-like isoform X1 codes for MMKLLCGFTLLFAIVVAYYIYIPLPRTISEPWKLMVLDATFRGVVWLGDVSHSLGLSHSARVINSAITGFESLVPVTNKEIQVEDTLFDGVHVRVYHPPGKEGKLRRAVVFIHGGGWALGAPKLGSYDCLCRQMAADLDAVVVTVDYRMAPDVHFPVQYEDCVQATKHFLRPEVLAQYFVDTERIAVCGDSAGGNLAAAVAQQIGKDGNTSVKFKLQVLIYPVLQALDFNTASYQQNQNVPILYRTLMARFWLEYLGANPDLIHSILINNHTAQDQRHLSLNLSKLDWTTLLPKRMIKHYKPVFPVTGSPSILKEVPALLDARAAPLLAKEEVLHMAPRAYILTGEHDVLRDDGIMYARRLELAGVSVTNDHYEDGFHGCVSFAFWPLKFSVGIRAVKNYIAWLDDNL; via the exons ATGATGAAGCTGCTTTGTGGTTTTACATTGTTATTTGCAATTGTTGTTGCCTATTACATCTACATCCCATTGCCCAGGACAATTTCAGAACCATGGAAACTGATGGTGTTGGATGCAACATTTCGGGGGGTTGTATGGTTG GGCGATGTTTCTCACTCACTGGGTCTGAGCCATAGTGCCCGTGTTATCAACTCTGCTATAACCGGTTTTGAGAGTCTGGTGCCTGTGACAAACAAAGAAATCCAGGTTGAAGATACCCTGTTTGATGGGGTCCATGTGCGTGTATATCATCCTCCAGGAAAAGAAGGCAAACTGAGGAGGGCAGTAGTGTTCATCCATGGAGGTGGATGGGCCCTGGGTGCACCAA AGTTGGGGTCATATGACTGTCTTTGCAGACAAATGGCAGCTGATCTGGATGCAGTGGTTGTAACAGTCGA CTATCGCATGGCTCCTGATGTGCACTTCCCAGTGCAGTATGAGGACTGTGTGCAGGCTACTAAGCACTTCCTGAGGCCAGAAGTGCTGGCGCAATACTTTGTGGATACAGAGCGAATAGCAGTGTGTGGAGACAGTGCTGGAGGGAACCTGGCTGCTGCTGTGGCTCAACAA aTTGGAAAAGATGGCAACACCTCGGTGAAATTCAAACTTCAAGTCTTGATCTACCCTGTGCTTCAAGCATTAGACTTCAACACAGCTTCCTATCAGCAGAACCAGAATGTTCCCATCTTGTATCGCACACTAATGGCTCGTTTCTGGTTGGAGTACCTAGGTGCCAACCCTGACCTTATTCATTCCATTCTGATTAACAACCACACGGCCCAAGACCAGAGGCACTTGTCCTTGAACCTTTCAAAACTTGACTGGACCACTCTCCTGCCTAAACGAATGATAAAGCATTACAAGCCTGTTTTCCCTGTTACTGGGTCACCCAGTATCTTGAAGGAGGTACCAGCATTACTGGATGCCAGAGCCGCACCATTACTTGCGAAAGAGGAGGTTTTGCATATGGCACCACGTGCTTATATTCTGACTGGTGAGCATGATGTTTTGAGGGATGATGGGATCATGTATGCCCGGAGGTTGGAGTTGGCAGGGGTCTCTGTTACAAATGACCATTATGAAGATGGTTTCCATGGCTGTGTGAGCTTCGCATTCTGGCCCTTAAAATTCTCTGTCGGAATACGGGCAGTGAAGAATTATATAGCTTGGCTTGATGACAATTTGTAA
- the LOC127442564 gene encoding neutral cholesterol ester hydrolase 1-like isoform X2, with translation MVLDATFRGVVWLGDVSHSLGLSHSARVINSAITGFESLVPVTNKEIQVEDTLFDGVHVRVYHPPGKEGKLRRAVVFIHGGGWALGAPKLGSYDCLCRQMAADLDAVVVTVDYRMAPDVHFPVQYEDCVQATKHFLRPEVLAQYFVDTERIAVCGDSAGGNLAAAVAQQIGKDGNTSVKFKLQVLIYPVLQALDFNTASYQQNQNVPILYRTLMARFWLEYLGANPDLIHSILINNHTAQDQRHLSLNLSKLDWTTLLPKRMIKHYKPVFPVTGSPSILKEVPALLDARAAPLLAKEEVLHMAPRAYILTGEHDVLRDDGIMYARRLELAGVSVTNDHYEDGFHGCVSFAFWPLKFSVGIRAVKNYIAWLDDNL, from the exons ATGGTGTTGGATGCAACATTTCGGGGGGTTGTATGGTTG GGCGATGTTTCTCACTCACTGGGTCTGAGCCATAGTGCCCGTGTTATCAACTCTGCTATAACCGGTTTTGAGAGTCTGGTGCCTGTGACAAACAAAGAAATCCAGGTTGAAGATACCCTGTTTGATGGGGTCCATGTGCGTGTATATCATCCTCCAGGAAAAGAAGGCAAACTGAGGAGGGCAGTAGTGTTCATCCATGGAGGTGGATGGGCCCTGGGTGCACCAA AGTTGGGGTCATATGACTGTCTTTGCAGACAAATGGCAGCTGATCTGGATGCAGTGGTTGTAACAGTCGA CTATCGCATGGCTCCTGATGTGCACTTCCCAGTGCAGTATGAGGACTGTGTGCAGGCTACTAAGCACTTCCTGAGGCCAGAAGTGCTGGCGCAATACTTTGTGGATACAGAGCGAATAGCAGTGTGTGGAGACAGTGCTGGAGGGAACCTGGCTGCTGCTGTGGCTCAACAA aTTGGAAAAGATGGCAACACCTCGGTGAAATTCAAACTTCAAGTCTTGATCTACCCTGTGCTTCAAGCATTAGACTTCAACACAGCTTCCTATCAGCAGAACCAGAATGTTCCCATCTTGTATCGCACACTAATGGCTCGTTTCTGGTTGGAGTACCTAGGTGCCAACCCTGACCTTATTCATTCCATTCTGATTAACAACCACACGGCCCAAGACCAGAGGCACTTGTCCTTGAACCTTTCAAAACTTGACTGGACCACTCTCCTGCCTAAACGAATGATAAAGCATTACAAGCCTGTTTTCCCTGTTACTGGGTCACCCAGTATCTTGAAGGAGGTACCAGCATTACTGGATGCCAGAGCCGCACCATTACTTGCGAAAGAGGAGGTTTTGCATATGGCACCACGTGCTTATATTCTGACTGGTGAGCATGATGTTTTGAGGGATGATGGGATCATGTATGCCCGGAGGTTGGAGTTGGCAGGGGTCTCTGTTACAAATGACCATTATGAAGATGGTTTCCATGGCTGTGTGAGCTTCGCATTCTGGCCCTTAAAATTCTCTGTCGGAATACGGGCAGTGAAGAATTATATAGCTTGGCTTGATGACAATTTGTAA